A window of the Streptomyces finlayi genome harbors these coding sequences:
- the dnaG gene encoding DNA primase: MAGRINDDDVKAVRDAVPIDAVVSEYLQLRNAGGGNLKGLCPFHDEKSPSFQVSPSKGLFHCFGCQEGGDTIAFVMKIDHLTFSETVERLAAKAGITLRYEEGGYNPSHQRGERIRLVEAHKAAAQFYTEQLDSPEAEIGRKFLAGRGFDQAAAAHFGVGYSPVGWDHLTRYLRGQGFSDKELIASGLSQDGRRGPIDRFRGRLMWPISDTSGEIVGFGARKLRDDDNGPKYLNTPETSIYKKSQVLYGIDLAKKDIAKASRAVVVEGYTDVMACHLAGITTAIATCGTAFGNDHIKILRRLLMDNGSARVIFTFDGDAAGQKAALRAFEDDQKFAAETYIAIAPDNMDPCDLRLAKGDDAVRDLVEPRTPLFEFALRQIVARYDLETPAGRAAALDEAAQVVAKIKTSSVQREVAVQLAGFIGILDQEFVVRRVARLAQWARNRGDRGPDRGPSRNGAERSGTTSAAPAGISGPALNLRSPAHRTERELLKLALQKPALVSPAFDAYGADEFTAPPYAAVRQCIAEAGGAEQGMAETREYLVNVLGAAPDDTVRNLVTELAVEVFHGKSIDETYAGMQLVQVRVRAVDRRIDDVQGSLARLGSNVAPEHLAAAQNEVWVLQQYAQSLRSKGADAL, encoded by the coding sequence GTGGCAGGCAGGATCAATGACGACGACGTGAAGGCGGTCCGGGACGCGGTCCCGATCGACGCCGTCGTTTCCGAGTACCTCCAGCTGCGCAACGCGGGCGGCGGAAACCTCAAAGGACTCTGCCCCTTCCACGACGAGAAGTCCCCCTCCTTCCAGGTCAGCCCCAGCAAGGGGCTCTTCCACTGCTTCGGCTGCCAGGAGGGCGGCGACACGATCGCCTTCGTGATGAAGATCGATCACCTCACGTTCTCCGAGACGGTCGAGCGCCTCGCCGCGAAGGCGGGCATCACCCTGCGGTACGAGGAGGGCGGCTACAACCCCTCCCACCAGCGCGGCGAACGCATCCGGCTGGTCGAGGCGCACAAGGCCGCCGCCCAGTTCTACACGGAGCAGCTCGACAGCCCCGAGGCCGAGATCGGCCGGAAGTTCCTCGCGGGACGCGGCTTCGACCAGGCGGCCGCCGCGCACTTCGGTGTCGGCTACAGCCCCGTCGGCTGGGACCACCTCACCCGCTATCTGCGCGGCCAGGGGTTCAGCGACAAGGAGCTGATCGCCTCCGGCCTCTCCCAGGACGGCCGCCGCGGCCCCATCGACCGCTTCCGCGGCCGCCTGATGTGGCCGATCAGCGACACCTCCGGAGAGATCGTCGGCTTCGGTGCGCGCAAGCTGCGCGACGACGACAACGGACCGAAGTACCTCAACACCCCGGAAACGTCGATCTACAAGAAGTCCCAGGTGCTGTACGGGATCGACCTGGCCAAGAAGGACATCGCCAAGGCCAGCCGCGCCGTCGTCGTCGAGGGCTACACCGACGTCATGGCCTGCCACCTCGCCGGGATCACCACCGCCATCGCCACCTGCGGCACGGCCTTCGGCAACGACCACATCAAGATCCTGCGCCGTCTCCTGATGGACAACGGCAGCGCCCGCGTGATCTTCACCTTCGACGGTGACGCGGCGGGCCAGAAGGCCGCGCTGCGTGCCTTCGAGGACGATCAGAAGTTCGCCGCCGAGACCTATATCGCGATCGCCCCGGACAACATGGATCCGTGCGATCTGCGCCTGGCCAAGGGTGACGACGCCGTCCGTGACCTGGTCGAACCCCGTACCCCGCTCTTCGAGTTCGCTTTGCGGCAGATCGTCGCCCGCTACGACCTGGAGACCCCGGCGGGCCGCGCCGCCGCGCTCGACGAGGCGGCGCAGGTCGTGGCGAAGATCAAGACGAGCAGTGTGCAGCGGGAGGTCGCCGTCCAGCTCGCGGGCTTCATCGGCATCCTCGACCAGGAGTTCGTGGTCCGCCGCGTCGCCCGGCTCGCCCAGTGGGCCCGCAACCGGGGCGACCGGGGTCCCGACCGGGGCCCGTCCCGGAACGGCGCCGAGCGCTCCGGGACGACCTCCGCCGCCCCGGCCGGCATCTCGGGTCCCGCGCTCAACCTCCGCAGCCCCGCCCACCGCACCGAGCGCGAACTGCTCAAGCTCGCCCTCCAGAAGCCCGCCCTGGTGTCCCCGGCCTTCGACGCCTACGGGGCCGACGAGTTCACCGCCCCGCCGTACGCGGCGGTGCGCCAGTGCATCGCGGAGGCGGGCGGAGCCGAGCAGGGCATGGCCGAGACCCGCGAATACCTGGTCAACGTGCTGGGCGCGGCCCCGGACGACACCGTGCGCAACCTCGTCACCGAGCTTGCCGTCGAGGTCTTCCACGGCAAGTCGATCGACGAGACGTACGCGGGCATGCAGCTCGTCCAGGTCCGGGTGCGCGCCGTCGACCGCCGTATCGACGATGTGCAGGGCAGTCTCGCCCGCCTCGGCAGCAATGTGGCCCCCGAGCACCTCGCGGCCGCGCAGAACGAGGTCTGGGTCCTCCAGCAGTACGCACAGTCCCTCCGCAGCAAGGGCGCCGACGCGCTCTGA
- a CDS encoding ABC transporter ATP-binding protein has protein sequence MLIKILRTYLGPYRKPIALLVFLQLLQTCASLYLPSLNADIIDNGVVKGDTGYILEFGGLMIAVSVIQVVCNIGAVYYGARTASALGRDVRASVFDRVQSFSARELGRFGAPSLITRTTNDVQQVQMLVLMAFTLMVSAPIMCIGGIIMALGQDVPLSAVLLAVVPVLGISVSLIVKKMRPLFRTMQERLDTVNRVLREQITGNRVIRAFVRDAYEEERFRGANTDLTDVSLSTGRLMALMFPTVMTVVNVSSIAVVWFGAHRIDSGGMQIGALTAFLAYLMQIVMAVMMATFMFMMVPRAEVCAERIQEVLETDSSVVPPLAPVTELSRHGHLEVRGAEFRYPGAEEPVLRAVDLVARPGETTAIIGSTGSGKSTLLGLVPRLFDATGGEVLVDGVDVRTLDPVLLAKTVSLVPQKPYLFSGTVATNLRYGNPDATDEELWHALEVAQARQFVEGLENGLNAPIAQGGTNVSGGQRQRLSIARTLVQRPEIYLFDDSFSALDYATDAALRGALARETAGATVLIVAQRVSTIRDADRILVLDEGRVVGTGTHHELMDGNETYREIVLSQLTEAEAA, from the coding sequence GTGCTCATAAAAATTCTGCGGACCTATCTCGGTCCGTACCGGAAACCCATCGCGCTGCTGGTCTTCCTCCAGCTGCTGCAGACCTGCGCCAGCCTCTATCTGCCCAGCCTCAACGCGGACATCATTGACAACGGTGTCGTGAAGGGGGACACGGGCTACATCCTGGAGTTCGGCGGCCTCATGATCGCCGTGAGCGTCATCCAGGTGGTGTGCAACATCGGGGCGGTCTACTACGGGGCGCGGACCGCGTCCGCACTCGGCCGCGATGTCCGGGCCTCGGTCTTCGACCGGGTGCAGTCCTTCTCCGCGCGTGAACTCGGCCGCTTCGGCGCGCCCTCCCTGATCACCCGTACGACCAATGACGTGCAGCAGGTCCAGATGCTGGTCCTCATGGCCTTCACCCTGATGGTCTCGGCGCCGATCATGTGTATCGGCGGCATCATCATGGCGCTCGGGCAGGACGTGCCGCTCTCCGCCGTGCTGCTTGCCGTGGTCCCGGTCCTCGGGATCTCGGTGAGCCTCATCGTGAAGAAGATGCGCCCGCTGTTCCGCACGATGCAGGAGCGGCTCGACACGGTGAACCGGGTGCTGCGCGAGCAGATCACCGGCAACCGGGTCATCCGCGCCTTCGTCCGGGACGCGTACGAGGAGGAGCGTTTCCGCGGGGCCAACACCGACCTCACGGACGTGTCCCTGTCCACGGGCCGGCTGATGGCGCTGATGTTCCCGACCGTGATGACCGTGGTGAACGTGTCGTCCATCGCCGTCGTCTGGTTCGGTGCGCACCGCATCGACAGCGGTGGGATGCAGATCGGCGCGCTGACCGCGTTCCTCGCGTATCTGATGCAGATCGTGATGGCGGTGATGATGGCCACCTTCATGTTCATGATGGTGCCGCGCGCCGAGGTCTGCGCCGAGCGCATCCAGGAGGTCCTGGAGACCGACTCGAGCGTGGTGCCGCCGCTCGCCCCGGTCACCGAGCTGAGCCGCCACGGCCATCTGGAGGTGCGTGGGGCGGAGTTCCGCTACCCGGGCGCCGAGGAGCCCGTACTGCGGGCGGTGGATCTGGTGGCGCGGCCCGGTGAGACGACCGCGATCATCGGTTCGACGGGCAGCGGGAAGTCGACGCTGCTCGGTCTCGTGCCGCGGCTGTTCGACGCGACGGGCGGCGAGGTGCTGGTCGACGGCGTGGACGTACGGACGCTGGACCCGGTCCTGCTGGCGAAGACCGTGAGCCTGGTGCCGCAGAAGCCGTATCTGTTCTCCGGGACGGTCGCGACGAACCTGCGGTACGGGAACCCGGACGCGACCGACGAGGAACTGTGGCACGCGCTGGAGGTCGCGCAGGCCAGACAGTTCGTGGAGGGGCTGGAGAACGGGCTGAACGCGCCGATCGCGCAGGGCGGCACGAACGTCTCCGGTGGCCAGCGGCAGCGTCTGTCGATCGCCAGGACGCTCGTGCAGCGGCCGGAGATCTATCTCTTCGACGACTCGTTCTCGGCACTGGACTACGCGACGGACGCCGCGCTGCGCGGGGCTCTCGCGCGGGAGACGGCCGGGGCGACGGTGCTGATCGTGGCGCAGCGGGTGTCGACCATCCGTGACGCCGACCGGATTCTCGTGCTGGACGAGGGCCGGGTCGTCGGGACCGGCACCCATCACGAGCTGATGGACGGCAATGAAACGTACCGGGAGATCGTGCTCTCCCAGCTGACGGAAGCGGAGGCCGCGTAA
- a CDS encoding RNA polymerase sigma factor, with protein sequence MQTRTVTSPTEHVPAIPAQNLAVRHPEATAAPPGEATDAVMEEEPELPEPPERRSRPDTGGTSSDLFRQYLREIGRVPLLTAAEEVDLARRVEAGLFAEERLARTPDPDSRLAVDLDRLVVMGRMAKRRLIEANLRLVVSVAKRYVGRGLTMLDLVQEGNLGLIRAVEKFDYARGYKFSTYATWWIRQAMSRALADQARTIRVPVHVVELINRVVRVQRRLLQERGYEPTFEEVAAQLDLTPERVGEVLRLAQEPVSLHAPVGEEDDVSFGDLIEDGDAASPVESAAFLLLREHLEAVLSTLGERERKVVQLRYGLADGRPRTLEEIGKIFGVTRERIRQIESKTLSKLRDHVFADQLRGYLD encoded by the coding sequence GTGCAGACCCGGACCGTGACGAGCCCGACCGAGCATGTCCCGGCGATCCCCGCGCAGAACCTGGCCGTGCGCCATCCGGAGGCCACAGCGGCCCCACCCGGGGAGGCGACGGACGCGGTGATGGAAGAAGAGCCGGAGCTGCCCGAGCCCCCGGAACGGCGGAGCCGCCCGGACACCGGCGGCACCTCGTCCGACCTCTTCCGCCAGTACCTGCGGGAGATCGGCAGGGTTCCGCTGCTCACCGCCGCCGAGGAGGTGGACCTCGCCCGCCGCGTCGAAGCGGGGCTCTTCGCGGAGGAACGGCTCGCCCGCACCCCCGACCCGGACTCCCGGCTCGCCGTCGACCTGGACCGGCTCGTGGTCATGGGGCGGATGGCGAAGCGCCGGCTCATCGAGGCCAACCTCCGCCTGGTCGTCTCCGTCGCCAAGCGGTACGTGGGCCGGGGGCTGACGATGCTCGATCTCGTCCAGGAGGGGAACCTCGGACTGATCAGGGCCGTCGAGAAGTTCGACTACGCCCGGGGCTACAAGTTCTCCACGTACGCGACCTGGTGGATACGCCAGGCCATGTCACGCGCGCTGGCCGACCAGGCCCGGACCATACGGGTCCCGGTCCACGTCGTCGAACTGATCAACCGGGTCGTACGGGTCCAGCGCCGCCTGCTCCAGGAGCGGGGCTACGAGCCGACGTTCGAAGAGGTCGCCGCCCAGCTCGACCTGACACCGGAACGGGTCGGCGAGGTACTGCGCCTCGCCCAGGAACCCGTCTCGCTGCACGCCCCCGTCGGCGAGGAGGACGACGTCTCCTTCGGCGACCTCATCGAGGACGGCGACGCCGCGTCCCCCGTGGAGTCCGCCGCGTTCCTGCTGCTGCGCGAACACCTGGAGGCGGTGCTCTCCACGCTCGGGGAGCGGGAGCGCAAGGTGGTCCAATTGCGTTACGGGCTGGCCGACGGGCGGCCCCGCACGCTCGAAGAGATAGGAAAGATCTTCGGCGTGACGCGCGAACGCATCCGCCAGATCGAGTCCAAGACCCTCAGCAAGCTGCGGGACCACGTCTTCGCGGACCAGCTGCGCGGCTATCTGGACTGA
- a CDS encoding ABC transporter ATP-binding protein, translating to MAGPGGRMMAGGAPTERSMDFKGSGKRLLKRFSQEKSSLYAMLVAVALSVGLSVVGPKILGKATDLIFAGVVGREMPEGTTKAQAIEDLREKGSGGLADMLSIVDFTPGEGIDFGAVGNVLLVALVVYLVAGLLMLVSTRLSIRVINRIVFQLREDLQTKLARLPLSYFDRQKRGEVLSRATNDIDNISQTMQQTMGQLINSLLTIIGVLIMMFWISPLLALVALVTIPVSVFVAARVGKRSQPQFVQQWKVTGRLNAHIEEMYTGHNLVKVFGRQEESARDFAEQNDALYEAGFKAQFNSGIMQPLMMFVSNLNYVLVAVVGGLRVASGALSIGDVQAFIQYSRQFSMPLTQVASMANLVQSGVASAERVFELLDADEQAPDPDPEVRERPGKPLGSVSLEKVSFRYDPDKPLIEDLSLSVEPGHTVAIVGPTGAGKTTLVNLLMRFYEVTGGRIVLDGTDVSTMSRDELRSQIGMVLQDTWLFGGSIADNIAYGASREVSRAEIEEAAKAAHADRFVRTLPDGYDTVIDDEGSGVSAGEKQLITIARAFLSDPVILVLDEATSSVDTRTEVLIQKAMARLAHGRTSFVIAHRLSTIRDADVILVMEDGSIVEQGTHDGLLAAKGAYARLYAAQFAQALAEVD from the coding sequence ATGGCCGGGCCTGGCGGACGCATGATGGCGGGCGGCGCTCCGACCGAGCGGTCCATGGACTTCAAGGGGTCGGGGAAGCGGCTGCTCAAGAGATTCAGCCAGGAGAAGTCCTCGCTGTACGCGATGCTCGTCGCGGTGGCGCTGAGCGTGGGTCTCTCGGTGGTCGGCCCGAAGATCCTGGGCAAGGCGACCGACCTGATCTTCGCGGGGGTCGTCGGCCGGGAGATGCCGGAGGGGACCACGAAGGCGCAGGCCATCGAGGACCTGCGGGAGAAGGGCAGCGGCGGTCTCGCCGACATGCTCTCCATCGTGGACTTCACCCCTGGTGAGGGCATCGACTTCGGCGCGGTGGGCAACGTCCTGCTCGTGGCGCTGGTCGTCTATCTGGTCGCCGGACTGCTGATGCTCGTGTCCACGCGGCTGTCGATCCGGGTGATCAACCGGATCGTCTTCCAGCTGCGCGAGGACCTTCAGACGAAGCTCGCCCGGCTGCCGCTGTCGTACTTCGACCGGCAGAAGCGCGGCGAGGTCCTGAGCCGTGCGACGAACGACATCGACAACATCTCGCAGACGATGCAGCAGACGATGGGGCAGCTCATCAACTCCCTGCTGACCATCATCGGCGTACTGATCATGATGTTCTGGATCTCGCCGCTGCTGGCGCTGGTCGCCCTGGTGACGATCCCGGTGTCGGTGTTCGTCGCCGCGCGGGTGGGCAAGCGTTCGCAGCCGCAGTTCGTGCAGCAGTGGAAGGTGACGGGCCGGCTCAACGCCCACATCGAGGAGATGTACACCGGCCACAACCTGGTGAAGGTCTTCGGCCGGCAGGAGGAGTCCGCGCGGGACTTCGCCGAGCAGAACGACGCGCTGTACGAGGCCGGCTTCAAGGCCCAGTTCAACAGCGGGATCATGCAGCCGCTGATGATGTTCGTGTCGAACCTGAACTACGTGCTGGTCGCGGTCGTGGGTGGACTGAGGGTCGCATCGGGCGCGCTGTCCATCGGTGATGTGCAGGCGTTCATCCAGTACTCGCGGCAGTTCTCGATGCCGCTGACCCAGGTCGCCTCGATGGCGAACCTGGTGCAGTCGGGTGTCGCGTCCGCCGAGCGGGTCTTCGAGCTGCTGGACGCCGACGAGCAGGCCCCGGACCCGGACCCCGAGGTGCGGGAGCGTCCCGGCAAGCCGCTGGGCAGTGTCTCGCTGGAGAAGGTCTCCTTCCGCTACGACCCCGACAAGCCGCTCATCGAAGACCTGTCGCTGAGCGTGGAGCCGGGCCACACCGTCGCGATCGTCGGCCCGACCGGGGCAGGCAAGACGACGCTGGTCAACCTCCTGATGCGGTTCTACGAGGTGACGGGCGGCCGGATCGTCCTGGACGGCACCGACGTGTCGACGATGTCCCGGGACGAACTGCGGTCCCAGATAGGCATGGTCCTCCAGGACACCTGGCTGTTCGGCGGATCGATCGCGGACAACATCGCGTACGGCGCTTCGCGCGAGGTCAGCCGGGCAGAGATCGAGGAGGCGGCCAAGGCGGCCCACGCCGACCGCTTCGTCCGCACCCTGCCGGACGGTTACGACACGGTGATCGACGACGAGGGCTCCGGAGTCAGCGCCGGCGAGAAGCAGCTCATCACCATCGCGCGGGCGTTCCTGTCCGATCCGGTGATCCTGGTGCTCGACGAGGCGACCAGCTCGGTGGACACCCGTACCGAGGTGCTGATCCAGAAGGCGATGGCGCGCCTGGCGCACGGCAGGACCAGCTTCGTGATCGCACACCGGCTCTCCACGATCCGGGACGCCGATGTGATCCTGGTGATGGAGGACGGCTCGATCGTGGAACAGGGCACCCACGACGGGCTGCTGGCGGCCAAGGGCGCCTACGCCCGGTTGTACGCGGCACAGTTCGCCCAGGCGCTCGCCGAGGTCGACTAG